A window from Leptothermofonsia sichuanensis E412 encodes these proteins:
- a CDS encoding tetratricopeptide repeat protein, with amino-acid sequence MHLKETSLEKQWQVYQDKLQQLSQEKTPLTLSPESFITFLETHHKTEIERLLKRHALYWVEPGATYRLTWWKTIEVVSKLARPDKTLKALAKTLPFPFSIDETAMLQLEVDEFYCWKQQKPVRLSRRTRSWLSLGTLAFFIALCSAVSDLQKLFILLAMLLLHEGGHVLAMRLSGYRNAMMLFIPFFGALAIAQKENASLTEKVWVSLAGPLPGLFLGIGLAIAFRVLSSGDISTYTWFEAPAWVRDAVWILVVLNLFNLLPVYPLDGGQIADLLLFSGHPRLGALFQVISVCFLGLVGLRYSFLLVVFAILIGLTIPGSFCFAKLNVRLRQELRQFPLEDQRDLVRRIFSKLQKTDFYRSWSFDDKYNLAVTLLENLREDTAKWTTRCGLAEIYLASLLTGIAGGFYALGPNWTIWTTMVSYLTSSKVQQLQQKLQHANQRLELNSRDVDAHLQRAQARIDLQDFSGAIADYNQVLQLAPSSHQVYSLRGQARFMVGDRAGSRADLDQFEILQQRQRLQKLDRALSKNPNDDFSYFQRAGVRTEMGDFQGAIADYSQIMRLSPGNRKALVMRGNAYFQLKDYQRAMADYNQLLRLSPGNWEALVGRGNVYLQLKDYQRAIADYSQVLRLSPGNWGALVGRGNVYLQLKDYQRAIADYSQVLQYRDLHSVPFILEAPFILEALVGRGNAYFQLKHYQRAIADADQVLSFKPEFYSLTFHEPFTYKYSYKYFYEAHKLRGQVLRQLGDEKGAIAEEQKAEACTTLEQLCF; translated from the coding sequence GTGCATCTGAAAGAAACTTCTCTGGAGAAACAGTGGCAGGTATACCAGGACAAACTGCAACAACTGAGCCAGGAAAAAACGCCCCTCACTCTTTCTCCAGAGTCTTTCATCACCTTTCTGGAAACCCATCACAAAACCGAAATTGAACGGCTTCTGAAACGCCATGCACTTTATTGGGTTGAACCCGGGGCAACCTATCGACTGACCTGGTGGAAAACGATTGAAGTTGTCTCCAAGCTTGCTCGCCCAGATAAGACACTGAAAGCCCTGGCCAAAACCCTACCCTTCCCATTTTCAATCGACGAAACGGCAATGCTTCAGTTGGAAGTGGACGAATTTTACTGCTGGAAACAACAGAAGCCAGTTCGATTGTCTCGTCGCACCAGAAGCTGGCTATCGTTGGGAACCTTGGCGTTTTTTATTGCTCTCTGTTCGGCAGTCTCTGATCTTCAAAAACTGTTCATCCTTTTGGCAATGCTGTTACTGCATGAGGGCGGGCATGTGCTGGCAATGAGATTGTCTGGCTACCGGAATGCCATGATGTTGTTTATCCCGTTTTTTGGGGCGCTGGCAATCGCCCAGAAAGAAAATGCTTCACTGACTGAAAAAGTATGGGTTTCCCTGGCAGGACCGCTACCAGGGTTGTTTTTGGGAATTGGGCTGGCGATCGCTTTCAGGGTACTCAGTTCTGGAGACATCAGCACCTATACCTGGTTTGAAGCACCTGCTTGGGTCAGAGATGCTGTCTGGATACTAGTTGTCCTGAACCTGTTTAATCTGCTGCCGGTTTACCCCCTTGATGGCGGGCAGATTGCAGACCTGCTCCTGTTTTCTGGCCATCCCAGGCTGGGTGCTCTGTTTCAGGTCATCAGTGTTTGCTTCCTGGGGCTAGTGGGGCTGAGGTACTCATTCCTGTTAGTCGTCTTCGCTATTCTGATCGGGTTGACGATTCCTGGCAGTTTCTGCTTCGCTAAATTAAACGTCAGACTGCGGCAGGAGTTACGGCAATTTCCCCTGGAAGATCAGAGAGACCTGGTTCGACGGATCTTTTCTAAACTTCAGAAGACCGATTTCTATCGATCATGGTCATTTGACGATAAGTACAATTTAGCAGTTACGCTGCTAGAAAATTTGCGGGAAGATACTGCAAAATGGACAACCAGATGCGGTTTGGCTGAAATTTACCTCGCCAGTTTGCTAACCGGAATTGCTGGAGGATTTTATGCTCTGGGACCAAACTGGACCATCTGGACGACCATGGTGTCCTACCTGACCAGCTCAAAAGTCCAACAATTGCAGCAAAAACTGCAACATGCGAACCAGCGATTGGAGTTGAACTCAAGGGATGTCGATGCCCATTTGCAACGGGCACAGGCACGGATTGATTTGCAGGATTTTTCAGGGGCAATCGCAGATTATAATCAGGTTTTGCAGCTTGCCCCTTCCTCTCACCAGGTCTACTCCCTGCGAGGTCAGGCTCGTTTCATGGTAGGGGATAGGGCAGGATCTCGTGCAGATCTTGACCAGTTTGAAATTCTGCAACAAAGACAGAGATTGCAGAAGCTGGACAGAGCCTTGAGCAAAAATCCAAATGATGATTTCTCCTACTTCCAGCGGGCAGGCGTGCGCACTGAAATGGGAGATTTTCAAGGGGCAATCGCAGATTATAGTCAGATTATGCGCCTGAGTCCTGGAAACCGGAAAGCATTGGTGATGCGTGGAAACGCCTATTTTCAGTTAAAGGACTATCAGCGGGCGATGGCAGATTATAACCAGCTTCTGCGCTTGAGTCCTGGAAACTGGGAAGCATTAGTGGGGCGTGGTAACGTCTATCTTCAGTTAAAGGACTATCAGCGAGCAATTGCAGATTATAGTCAGGTTCTGCGCTTGAGTCCTGGAAACTGGGGAGCATTGGTGGGGCGTGGTAACGTCTATCTTCAGTTAAAGGACTATCAGCGAGCAATTGCAGATTATAGTCAGGTTTTACAATATCGGGATTTGCATTCGGTTCCTTTCATCCTGGAAGCACCTTTCATCCTGGAAGCATTGGTGGGGCGTGGAAACGCTTATTTTCAGTTAAAGCACTATCAGCGGGCAATTGCCGATGCTGATCAGGTATTAAGTTTCAAGCCAGAGTTCTATTCGCTAACATTCCACGAGCCTTTTACTTATAAATATTCCTACAAATATTTCTACGAAGCCCATAAACTGCGGGGGCAGGTACTGCGCCAACTGGGCGACGAAAAGGGGGCGATCGCCGAAGAACAGAAGGCAGAAGCCTGTACCACCCTTGAGCAGCTTTGTTTTTAG
- the dxr gene encoding 1-deoxy-D-xylulose-5-phosphate reductoisomerase yields the protein MKTISLLGSTGSIGTQTLDIVAHNPEQFRIVGLATGNNVDLLAQQVRQFRPEIAAICDPRKLPDLKAALADLSPQPVLLAGEEGVIEVARYQAANVVVTGIVGCAGLLPTIAAIEAGKDIALANKETLIAGGPVVLPLIQKHGVKLLPADSEHSAIFQCLQGVPEKGLRRILLTASGGAFRDLPVEKLAQVTVADALKHPNWSMGRKITIDSATLMNKGLEVIEAHFLFGLDYDQIEIVIHPQSIIHSMIELQDTSVLAQLGWADMRLPLLYALSYPERIPTDWEPLDLVKVGSLTFREPDHHKYPCMKLAYAAGRAGGCMPAVLNAANEQAVALFLEEKIQFLDIPRLIEQTCDRYQSHNRSTPCLDDIMAADQWARQEVLAASQKGVGCGV from the coding sequence GTGAAAACAATCTCCCTTCTTGGCTCCACTGGATCGATTGGCACCCAAACCCTGGATATAGTAGCTCATAATCCTGAGCAATTCCGCATTGTGGGGCTGGCAACAGGCAATAATGTAGACCTGCTGGCACAGCAGGTTCGCCAGTTTCGACCGGAAATCGCGGCGATCTGTGACCCTCGAAAGTTGCCCGACCTGAAAGCGGCCCTGGCAGATCTTTCCCCTCAACCAGTGCTGCTGGCCGGTGAGGAAGGGGTGATTGAGGTCGCCCGCTATCAGGCAGCGAATGTGGTCGTCACGGGGATTGTGGGTTGTGCCGGGTTGTTGCCGACCATTGCAGCAATTGAAGCGGGCAAAGATATTGCGCTGGCAAACAAAGAAACCCTGATTGCCGGAGGACCGGTTGTCCTGCCCCTGATCCAGAAACACGGTGTTAAGCTACTTCCGGCGGACTCCGAGCATTCTGCTATTTTCCAATGTCTTCAAGGAGTACCTGAGAAAGGTTTGCGTCGGATTTTGTTAACGGCTTCCGGCGGGGCGTTTCGCGATTTACCCGTGGAAAAGCTGGCGCAAGTCACTGTTGCCGATGCCCTGAAACATCCCAACTGGTCCATGGGGCGCAAAATTACAATTGATTCTGCCACCCTGATGAATAAAGGGTTAGAAGTCATTGAGGCTCATTTCCTGTTCGGGCTGGACTACGACCAGATAGAAATTGTCATCCACCCCCAGAGTATTATTCATTCTATGATTGAATTGCAGGATACTTCCGTCCTGGCCCAACTGGGCTGGGCAGATATGCGGCTGCCGTTACTCTATGCCCTCTCTTACCCGGAGCGAATCCCCACGGACTGGGAACCCCTCGATCTGGTCAAGGTTGGCAGTCTGACCTTCCGTGAACCGGACCATCACAAATATCCCTGCATGAAACTGGCTTATGCGGCAGGGCGGGCAGGGGGCTGTATGCCAGCAGTTCTCAACGCCGCCAATGAGCAGGCTGTGGCATTGTTTCTGGAAGAAAAGATCCAGTTTCTGGATATTCCCCGCTTGATTGAGCAGACCTGCGATCGCTACCAGTCCCATAATCGTTCCACCCCCTGTCTGGATGATATTATGGCTGCCGACCAGTGGGCACGCCAGGAGGTGCTGGCTGCCAGTCAAAAAGGAGTGGGGTGTGGCGTTTAG